The following proteins are co-located in the Spirosoma montaniterrae genome:
- a CDS encoding sigma-70 family RNA polymerase sigma factor — translation MRQLKISKQITNRESQSLDKYLQEIGKVDLLTPDEEVTLAQKIREGDQLSLERLTKANLRFVVSVAKQYQNQGLSLGDLINEGNLGLIKAAQRFDETRGFKFISYAVWWIRQSILQALAEQSRIVRLPLNRVGSLNKISKTFSDLEQKFEREPSPEELAAVLEISAAEVVDTLKISGRHVSMDAPFVQGEENSLLDVLENDGEDKPDSGLINDSLRKEVQRALSTLTQREADVITLYFGLNGEHAMTLEEIGEKFNLTRERVRQIKEKAIRRLRHTSRSKALKTYLG, via the coding sequence ATGAGACAGCTAAAAATTTCAAAACAGATTACCAACCGCGAGAGCCAGTCGTTAGACAAGTACTTGCAGGAAATTGGTAAAGTGGACTTGCTTACCCCCGACGAAGAGGTAACGCTCGCCCAGAAAATACGTGAAGGCGACCAACTCTCGCTCGAACGACTCACGAAAGCCAACCTGCGCTTCGTGGTGTCGGTGGCTAAGCAGTACCAGAATCAGGGGCTGTCGTTGGGAGACTTAATTAATGAAGGCAACCTGGGTCTGATCAAAGCCGCTCAACGTTTCGATGAAACGCGCGGATTTAAATTTATTTCCTACGCCGTTTGGTGGATTCGCCAGTCAATTCTTCAGGCATTGGCCGAGCAGTCGCGGATTGTGCGATTGCCGCTCAACCGGGTTGGTTCGCTGAACAAAATCTCGAAGACGTTCTCCGACCTCGAACAGAAGTTCGAGCGCGAACCGTCGCCCGAAGAGTTGGCTGCCGTGCTGGAAATTTCAGCCGCCGAAGTAGTGGATACCCTGAAAATTTCGGGTCGACACGTGTCGATGGACGCGCCGTTTGTGCAGGGTGAAGAAAACAGCCTGCTCGACGTGCTCGAAAACGATGGCGAAGACAAACCCGATTCGGGCCTGATCAACGACTCGCTGCGGAAAGAAGTGCAACGCGCCCTGTCGACGCTCACCCAGCGCGAAGCCGACGTGATTACGCTGTATTTCGGTCTGAACGGCGAACACGCCATGACGCTTGAAGAGATCGGCGAGAAGTTTAACCTGACCCGCGAACGGGTTCGGCAGATAAAGGAAAAAGCCATTCGGCGACTACGCCATACGTCGCGGTCGAAAGCC
- a CDS encoding polyribonucleotide nucleotidyltransferase: protein MFQITTQSVALPDGREITIETGKLARQADGAVVVKLGNAMLLATVVSSKEAKEGVDFLPLSVDYQEKFASAGRIPGSFQRREGRLGDHEILISRLVDRALRPIFPEDYHADTQVMITLISADPEVQPDALAALAASAALAVSDIPFNGPISEVRVAKIDGEYHINPKTADLERATLDLIVAATERDICMVEGEMSECSEIEVIDALKVAHEAIKVQCQAQKELEAKVGKTEKRQYSHETHDEELRAAVRAACYDKIYDVARQQNPNKKNRSEGFREVREAYLASFPEGSEVNVALVKTYFSDLVWEASRRLVLDERTRLDGRQLDEIRPILAEAGYLPGPHGSALFTRGETQSLTTVTLGTKVDEQIVDQAMYQGYSKFLLHYNFPGFSTGEVKPNRGAGRREIGHGNLAHRSLKKVLPPEAENPYTIRVVSDILESNGSSSMATVCAGTMALMDAGIKIKAPVAGIAMGLISDGEKYAVLSDILGDEDHLGDMDFKVTGTEKGIVACQMDLKVDGLSYDVLAQALEQARRGRLHILGEMAKGIDAVRDDLKPHAPRATVIRIDTNQIGAVIGPGGKVVQDIQKDSGAVVNIDEHDNAGWVSIFATNKESMDRAVSRVKGIVAVPEVGETYVGKVKTIQPFGAFVEFMPGKDGLLHISEIKWERLETMDGVLQVGEEVTVKLVDIDKKTGKYRLSRKVLLPKPENKNA, encoded by the coding sequence ATGTTTCAAATCACCACGCAATCCGTTGCGCTGCCCGACGGGCGGGAAATTACCATCGAAACCGGCAAACTGGCCCGTCAGGCCGACGGGGCGGTGGTCGTAAAACTGGGTAACGCGATGCTGTTAGCCACGGTCGTATCCAGTAAAGAAGCTAAAGAAGGGGTCGATTTTTTGCCCTTATCCGTTGATTATCAGGAGAAATTTGCCTCGGCAGGCCGCATCCCCGGCAGCTTCCAACGGCGCGAAGGTCGCCTGGGCGATCACGAAATCCTGATCAGCCGCTTAGTCGACCGTGCCCTGCGGCCTATTTTCCCCGAAGATTATCACGCCGATACTCAGGTGATGATTACGCTGATTTCAGCAGACCCTGAGGTACAGCCCGACGCGCTGGCAGCTTTGGCGGCTTCGGCAGCCCTGGCCGTTTCCGACATTCCATTCAACGGCCCGATCTCCGAAGTACGCGTCGCCAAAATCGACGGTGAATATCACATCAATCCTAAAACCGCCGACCTCGAACGGGCTACGCTCGACCTGATCGTAGCGGCCACCGAACGCGACATCTGCATGGTGGAAGGCGAAATGAGCGAGTGTTCAGAGATCGAAGTAATTGACGCTCTAAAAGTCGCCCACGAAGCCATTAAAGTACAGTGTCAGGCTCAGAAAGAACTCGAAGCCAAAGTTGGCAAGACCGAAAAGCGGCAGTATAGCCACGAAACCCACGATGAGGAGTTACGGGCAGCAGTGCGTGCGGCCTGCTACGATAAAATTTATGACGTAGCGCGTCAGCAGAATCCCAACAAAAAGAACCGTAGCGAAGGCTTCCGGGAGGTTCGTGAAGCTTATCTGGCATCGTTCCCCGAAGGCAGTGAGGTGAACGTGGCTTTAGTGAAAACGTATTTCAGCGATTTAGTCTGGGAAGCGTCGCGCCGGCTGGTACTGGACGAACGCACCCGCTTAGACGGTCGGCAACTCGATGAAATCCGCCCTATTCTGGCCGAAGCCGGATACCTGCCCGGTCCGCACGGGTCGGCTCTGTTTACGCGGGGCGAAACCCAGTCGCTGACGACCGTGACGCTCGGTACAAAAGTTGACGAGCAGATTGTCGATCAGGCGATGTACCAGGGCTACAGCAAGTTTCTGTTGCATTATAACTTCCCCGGTTTCTCAACGGGCGAAGTGAAGCCTAACCGGGGTGCCGGTCGGCGCGAGATTGGTCATGGCAACCTGGCTCACCGTTCGCTGAAGAAGGTGCTGCCGCCGGAAGCCGAAAATCCGTATACGATTCGGGTGGTTTCGGATATTCTGGAATCGAACGGCTCATCGTCAATGGCGACGGTTTGCGCCGGAACGATGGCACTGATGGATGCCGGTATCAAAATCAAAGCTCCCGTTGCCGGTATTGCGATGGGTTTGATCTCAGACGGGGAAAAATATGCCGTGTTGTCCGACATCCTGGGGGATGAAGATCACCTCGGCGATATGGATTTCAAAGTGACGGGTACTGAAAAGGGCATTGTCGCCTGTCAGATGGACCTGAAGGTAGACGGGCTTTCGTATGACGTGCTTGCACAGGCACTGGAGCAGGCACGCCGTGGCCGTTTGCACATCCTCGGCGAAATGGCGAAAGGCATCGACGCCGTCCGTGACGATCTGAAGCCACACGCACCACGGGCTACCGTGATCCGGATTGATACGAATCAGATTGGTGCCGTTATTGGGCCAGGTGGTAAGGTCGTACAGGATATTCAGAAAGATTCGGGTGCTGTAGTCAATATTGACGAACACGATAATGCTGGTTGGGTCAGCATTTTTGCGACCAATAAAGAAAGCATGGACCGGGCCGTGTCGCGGGTGAAAGGGATCGTTGCCGTACCTGAAGTAGGGGAAACCTACGTCGGTAAAGTGAAGACTATTCAGCCGTTCGGTGCCTTTGTTGAGTTCATGCCAGGGAAAGACGGTCTTTTGCACATTTCCGAGATCAAGTGGGAACGCTTAGAGACCATGGACGGGGTGTTGCAGGTCGGCGAAGAAGTTACTGTCAAATTGGTTGACATTGACAAAAAGACCGGAAAATACCGGCTGTCGCGCAAAGTGTTGCTCCCGAAGCCGGAGAACAAAAATGCGTAA
- the rpsO gene encoding 30S ribosomal protein S15, translated as MYLTTEKKQEIFSTSGFAKSATDTGSAESQIALFTYRISHLTDHLKKHKHDYGTQLGLLKLVGKRRRLLNYLQRKDIMRYRAIIAALGLRK; from the coding sequence ATGTATCTAACGACCGAAAAAAAGCAGGAGATCTTCTCCACCTCGGGCTTTGCCAAAAGTGCAACGGACACCGGGTCGGCCGAATCCCAGATCGCGCTGTTCACGTACCGGATCAGTCACCTGACCGACCACCTGAAGAAACACAAGCACGATTACGGCACACAACTGGGGCTTTTGAAATTAGTCGGTAAACGCCGTCGTCTGCTGAATTACCTTCAGCGTAAAGACATTATGCGTTACCGGGCTATTATTGCCGCACTTGGTCTGCGTAAATAA
- a CDS encoding LptF/LptG family permease, producing the protein MKKIDKLVLGSFWGPFFLTLAVVIFIFLMRLLMFYIEEFVSKDLDLATFGRLLFYFALLTVPTALPLAVLLSSLMTFGNLGEFFELTALKSAGISLTRAMRPLLVVAVLISAFSFWFNNEVSPWANLKGYSLLYDIKTAKAALNLKEGIFYNDLPGYSIKVDKKIKAAKESTTGDLLKGLVIYKHPTNGIETGNREIILADSGRMYTDKDRTYLVFELFNGNNYQEYSDNSTVNYASTGTQGGQFIRNGFKDYKLVISMESFGLKRTDENQFEYHEYMKNLNELSTLTDSLKKDFRQTSLSVASTSRQYYNYQFKTEQNQGQKPKPIKEGKWIDSLLTKQKMTERDMAQLALSQAQNMLSYATSNVAYLNEKQKTVWKYELESHHKFTQSISIFVMFLIGASMGAIIKKGGFGVPVLIAIVFFIFLYILTIVGDKYAKDGLVWVPVGAWLANIVLFPVGLFLMQRARHDSRLFDKDLYIIAWERLKTAINQQSTANSKHMA; encoded by the coding sequence ATGAAGAAAATAGATAAATTAGTACTTGGCTCCTTTTGGGGGCCGTTTTTCCTGACGCTGGCCGTTGTCATCTTTATCTTTCTGATGCGGCTGCTGATGTTCTACATCGAAGAATTCGTATCCAAAGACCTCGACCTGGCTACCTTCGGTCGATTGCTGTTCTATTTTGCCCTGCTGACCGTTCCAACCGCGCTCCCCCTCGCCGTGCTGCTGTCGTCGCTGATGACGTTCGGAAATCTGGGCGAATTTTTTGAACTAACCGCTCTTAAAAGTGCTGGTATTTCGCTCACGCGGGCCATGCGTCCGCTGCTGGTGGTGGCGGTGCTAATCAGCGCGTTTTCATTCTGGTTCAACAACGAAGTCTCGCCCTGGGCCAATCTAAAAGGGTATAGCCTGCTGTACGACATTAAAACGGCAAAAGCTGCCCTGAATCTTAAAGAAGGTATTTTTTATAACGACCTGCCCGGCTACAGCATTAAAGTCGACAAGAAAATCAAAGCCGCCAAAGAAAGCACTACCGGCGATTTGCTGAAGGGGTTGGTCATCTACAAACACCCGACCAATGGTATCGAAACGGGCAACCGCGAGATTATTCTGGCCGATTCGGGGCGGATGTATACCGATAAAGACCGGACGTATTTGGTTTTTGAACTCTTCAACGGCAACAATTACCAGGAATATTCCGACAACAGTACTGTGAATTACGCCAGCACCGGAACGCAGGGCGGGCAGTTTATTCGGAACGGATTCAAGGATTACAAACTCGTCATCAGCATGGAATCGTTCGGGTTGAAGCGCACCGACGAAAACCAGTTTGAGTACCACGAGTACATGAAAAACCTTAATGAATTATCGACACTGACCGACTCGCTGAAGAAAGACTTCAGGCAAACCAGCCTGAGCGTTGCCAGCACGTCGCGGCAGTATTACAATTATCAGTTCAAAACCGAGCAGAATCAGGGGCAGAAACCCAAACCCATCAAGGAAGGCAAATGGATTGATTCGCTGCTGACAAAGCAGAAAATGACCGAACGCGACATGGCTCAACTCGCGCTCAGTCAGGCGCAGAATATGCTGAGTTATGCCACGTCGAACGTAGCCTATCTGAATGAGAAGCAGAAAACCGTCTGGAAATACGAGCTGGAAAGCCACCACAAGTTCACGCAGTCGATCTCTATTTTTGTCATGTTTCTGATTGGCGCGTCGATGGGGGCCATCATCAAAAAGGGCGGTTTTGGCGTACCGGTGCTGATTGCCATCGTCTTCTTTATCTTCCTTTACATTCTGACCATTGTAGGCGATAAATACGCCAAAGATGGATTAGTGTGGGTGCCGGTGGGTGCATGGCTGGCAAATATTGTCTTATTCCCGGTGGGTTTGTTTTTAATGCAACGCGCCCGTCACGATTCGCGTCTATTCGATAAAGACCTGTATATCATAGCCTGGGAGCGGCTGAAAACAGCTATCAACCAGCAGTCAACAGCCAACAGTAAGCATATGGCTTAA
- a CDS encoding START-like domain-containing protein has product MDKVKFVAEYELRASPKMLFPYISTASGLSQWFASKVNTLPEQRFDFQWDNESHFARQVSLRQNKGVRFEFLDTGENGHDNNYVDFRVDQSELTQSTFLRVTDYSSTTDEEELQDLWDGLIDKLKEIVGS; this is encoded by the coding sequence ATGGACAAAGTAAAATTTGTAGCCGAATATGAGCTGCGGGCATCCCCCAAAATGCTGTTCCCGTACATCAGTACGGCCTCAGGGCTGTCGCAGTGGTTTGCCAGTAAAGTCAATACATTACCCGAACAACGATTCGATTTTCAGTGGGACAATGAAAGCCACTTTGCCCGGCAGGTATCGCTGCGGCAGAACAAAGGCGTGCGCTTCGAGTTTTTAGATACCGGCGAAAACGGGCATGATAATAACTACGTCGATTTCCGGGTCGATCAGTCGGAACTGACACAATCGACTTTTTTGCGCGTTACCGACTATTCCAGCACAACCGACGAAGAAGAATTACAGGACCTTTGGGATGGCCTGATCGATAAGCTTAAAGAAATTGTAGGCAGTTAA
- a CDS encoding ATP-binding protein, which translates to MILRDTQLEIAQLLDEFPAVAVLGPRQVGKTTLAQDIAASVSPDPIYLDLESPSNLAKLQEPEAYFDLHQGQLIILDEIQRVPELFAVLRGVIDRRRRQGFKTGQFLILGSASLDLLKQASESLAGRIAYKELPGLTAAEIIAQTTSDQSRLWLRGGFPDSFLAKTDIASLRWRLNFISTYLERDVPQFGPRIPATTLRSLWTMLAHNQGTQLNMAQVGAALGVSIPTTKRYIDLLDDLLLTRTLRPWSGNIGKRLVKVPKVYIRDSGITHALLNLTTLDDLLGHPVAGASWEGFVIENLLTCLPSGVTPWFYRTSAGAEIDLVIERNRQQLYAIEIKRSFTPSISKGFYSGCDDIGATGRFVVYPGSERYPIAKDVTAIPLVEMMQELRAVR; encoded by the coding sequence ATGATACTTCGCGATACTCAACTCGAAATCGCCCAACTCTTGGACGAGTTCCCCGCCGTTGCCGTTCTTGGCCCTCGCCAGGTGGGCAAAACTACGTTGGCCCAGGACATTGCCGCATCGGTTAGCCCTGATCCGATTTATCTTGACCTGGAAAGTCCGAGCAATCTTGCCAAACTGCAAGAACCAGAAGCCTATTTCGATTTGCATCAGGGACAGCTTATTATATTGGATGAAATTCAGCGCGTACCCGAGTTATTTGCCGTGCTACGCGGTGTTATCGACCGACGACGCAGGCAAGGTTTTAAGACCGGACAGTTTCTTATCTTGGGGTCGGCATCGCTGGATTTGCTGAAGCAGGCATCTGAGTCTTTGGCAGGACGCATTGCCTACAAAGAACTGCCAGGGTTAACTGCTGCCGAAATCATCGCCCAAACAACGAGTGATCAAAGCAGGCTTTGGCTGCGTGGAGGCTTTCCTGACAGCTTTTTAGCCAAAACCGACATCGCAAGCCTGCGCTGGCGGCTGAACTTTATCAGTACCTACCTGGAACGGGATGTGCCACAGTTTGGACCACGTATTCCAGCCACTACCTTACGTTCTCTATGGACAATGCTTGCTCACAATCAGGGAACGCAGTTGAATATGGCGCAAGTAGGGGCCGCTCTTGGCGTTAGCATACCAACGACCAAACGCTATATTGACCTGCTCGATGATCTGTTGCTGACCCGCACATTGCGTCCGTGGTCTGGTAATATTGGGAAACGATTAGTCAAAGTGCCAAAGGTCTACATCCGCGATAGTGGCATTACCCATGCGTTGCTGAACCTCACAACGTTAGATGATCTATTGGGGCATCCGGTCGCTGGGGCCAGTTGGGAAGGGTTCGTGATAGAAAACCTATTAACCTGTCTTCCATCCGGTGTTACGCCCTGGTTTTACCGAACCTCAGCGGGTGCGGAGATTGACCTCGTTATCGAACGAAACCGACAACAGCTATACGCTATCGAGATCAAACGTTCATTTACCCCCTCAATCTCCAAAGGTTTTTATTCAGGCTGTGATGACATTGGTGCAACGGGCCGGTTTGTGGTTTATCCGGGCAGCGAGCGTTACCCAATTGCCAAAGATGTTACCGCGATACCATTGGTCGAGATGATGCAGGAATTGCGCGCTGTTCGGTAG
- a CDS encoding MFS transporter codes for MKRTRVRYGMLALVFVNVVINYIDRTNISVAGAALSKDLNLTSVQLGYIFSAFGWTYALLQIPGGLLADRFVPRVLYAVCLISWSLVTVLQGFARSFAALFALRLATGTFEAPSYPINNRIVTNWFPENERASAIALYVSGQFIGLAFLTPVLVTIQAYAGWPGLFFVTGLVGLVWGVIWYLFYRDPLDHPGVNEAELTHIEAGGGLVSGRQPAKPTVWRWANLKHVLSNRTLWGVYIGQFSVNALLWFFLTWFPTYLVTYRGLDFIKSGYLASVPFLAACVGLLLSGFVSDRLVQQGRSVSVARKTPIIIGMLLSVSIVGANYTNDTALIIFFMALAFFGAGMALISWVFVSLLSPKPLIGLTGGVFNFMGNLASIVVPIVIGYLAKGGDFRPALLFVGALGLVGALSYMFIVGKIERVPEPVSSQPVNF; via the coding sequence ATGAAAAGAACCCGCGTTCGTTATGGCATGTTGGCGTTGGTGTTTGTCAACGTAGTCATCAACTACATCGACCGAACCAATATCTCCGTGGCCGGGGCCGCACTAAGCAAAGACCTCAATCTGACGTCGGTGCAGTTGGGCTATATCTTCTCGGCCTTCGGCTGGACGTATGCGCTGCTGCAAATTCCGGGCGGGTTGCTGGCCGACCGTTTCGTGCCGCGTGTGCTGTACGCCGTTTGCCTGATAAGCTGGTCATTGGTCACTGTTTTGCAGGGGTTTGCCCGCAGTTTTGCGGCTCTGTTCGCGCTGCGGCTCGCAACCGGCACGTTCGAGGCTCCGTCGTATCCAATCAACAACCGAATCGTTACCAACTGGTTTCCCGAAAACGAGCGGGCATCGGCCATCGCCCTGTATGTGTCGGGGCAGTTTATCGGGCTGGCCTTTCTGACGCCCGTTTTAGTGACGATACAGGCGTATGCAGGCTGGCCGGGGCTGTTTTTCGTAACGGGGCTGGTGGGGCTGGTCTGGGGCGTTATCTGGTATCTGTTCTACCGCGACCCGCTCGATCATCCGGGTGTGAACGAAGCCGAACTGACGCATATCGAAGCCGGGGGCGGGCTGGTCAGCGGTCGGCAACCGGCCAAACCAACCGTCTGGCGGTGGGCTAATCTGAAACACGTACTATCGAACCGAACGCTGTGGGGCGTCTATATCGGGCAGTTCTCGGTCAACGCGCTGCTCTGGTTTTTTCTGACCTGGTTTCCAACCTATTTAGTTACTTACCGGGGGCTTGACTTTATCAAATCGGGCTACTTGGCCTCTGTGCCGTTTCTGGCGGCCTGCGTCGGACTGCTGCTGTCGGGCTTTGTATCAGACCGGCTCGTGCAGCAGGGCCGGTCGGTGAGCGTGGCCCGAAAAACCCCCATTATTATCGGTATGTTGCTGTCGGTGAGCATTGTAGGGGCCAACTACACCAACGATACGGCACTGATTATTTTCTTTATGGCCCTCGCGTTTTTCGGCGCGGGCATGGCTCTGATTTCGTGGGTGTTTGTATCGCTGCTGTCGCCCAAACCGCTGATCGGCCTAACGGGGGGCGTGTTTAATTTTATGGGCAATCTGGCGTCGATTGTGGTGCCGATTGTGATTGGCTACTTGGCCAAAGGGGGCGATTTTCGGCCCGCGCTGCTGTTTGTCGGGGCGTTGGGGCTGGTCGGGGCGTTGTCGTACATGTTTATCGTCGGCAAGATCGAGCGGGTTCCGGAGCCGGTATCGTCGCAGCCCGTGAATTTTTGA
- a CDS encoding SDR family NAD(P)-dependent oxidoreductase, translated as MTEQPLPGINQFNLTGRTAIVTGGSKGLGLAMAAGLASAGANLMLVNRNIAEGERAASQLRQDFGVQAVAFAADVTNPADAAAAATAAMDTYGRIDSLINSAGINIRGPIDELSPDDFNQVMSVNVTGTWLCCRAVTPYMKQAGQGRIINLASTLGLVGLANRTPYTASKGAVVQLTRALALELAPFNITVNAICPGPFLTDMNVSIADTEEGKKFVVGATALGRWGELREIQGAAIFLASDAASYMIGSMLTVDGGWTAK; from the coding sequence ATGACAGAACAACCCCTACCCGGTATCAACCAATTTAACCTGACTGGCCGAACGGCTATCGTTACGGGCGGCTCCAAAGGGCTGGGCCTGGCAATGGCTGCTGGACTGGCTTCGGCGGGCGCGAACCTGATGCTCGTGAATCGAAACATTGCCGAGGGCGAACGGGCTGCCAGCCAACTCCGGCAGGATTTCGGCGTACAGGCCGTTGCTTTTGCCGCCGACGTAACCAACCCTGCCGATGCCGCAGCCGCAGCCACCGCAGCGATGGATACTTACGGGCGCATCGATAGTCTGATTAACAGTGCCGGTATCAACATTCGGGGGCCAATTGACGAACTCAGCCCCGACGATTTCAACCAGGTAATGTCGGTGAACGTGACGGGCACGTGGCTCTGTTGCCGGGCCGTAACGCCGTACATGAAACAGGCAGGGCAGGGGCGGATCATCAATCTCGCCAGTACGCTGGGGCTGGTGGGGCTGGCGAATCGCACTCCTTATACGGCCAGCAAAGGAGCCGTGGTGCAACTGACCCGCGCCCTCGCTCTGGAACTGGCACCATTCAATATCACAGTGAACGCCATTTGCCCCGGACCTTTCCTGACCGATATGAACGTATCCATTGCTGACACCGAAGAGGGTAAAAAGTTTGTGGTGGGTGCAACAGCACTGGGCCGCTGGGGCGAACTGCGTGAAATTCAGGGAGCCGCCATTTTCCTCGCCAGCGATGCGGCCAGCTACATGATCGGCTCGATGCTCACCGTCGATGGCGGCTGGACGGCGAAGTAA
- a CDS encoding sugar phosphate isomerase/epimerase family protein has translation MNRRHFLAQTAAGALALSWPGLARPAPATRMGIVVHSYWQRWQAKTDSPAYPRFTNALDLLTHCHELGAGGIQVGVDGWTSDFARQIRDKCDKWGLYLEGSIALPKKPDDTVAFEQQLVRAKEAGVGIVRTVCSPGRRYETFTSLEAWQTFQKNAVAILQAVEPILQRHTMRLGVENHKDWRAHEMALVMKQLSSKWIGVTLDFGNNVALLDDPLDMVRTLAPYVVSTHIKDMAVEEYADGFRLSEVPLGQGILDLPAMIALCRQHNPAVTFSLEMITRDPLTIPCLTDKYWTTFADTAEAGTGGRDLARTLRLVRQHKPADGLPTVMQRSPNDRLAAEDRNIRLCLAYGREKLGL, from the coding sequence ATGAACAGACGCCATTTTTTAGCCCAAACAGCCGCTGGTGCGCTGGCTCTGTCGTGGCCGGGACTCGCCCGCCCGGCACCCGCCACGCGCATGGGTATCGTCGTGCATTCGTACTGGCAGCGGTGGCAGGCCAAAACCGACAGTCCGGCTTATCCACGTTTTACGAACGCGCTCGACCTGCTGACCCACTGCCACGAACTCGGTGCGGGTGGCATACAGGTAGGCGTAGATGGCTGGACCAGCGATTTTGCCCGGCAGATACGCGACAAATGCGACAAATGGGGGCTGTATCTCGAAGGCTCCATTGCCCTGCCTAAAAAACCAGACGACACGGTTGCCTTCGAGCAGCAGTTAGTACGGGCCAAAGAAGCTGGTGTTGGCATCGTCCGAACCGTATGTTCGCCGGGCCGTCGCTACGAAACCTTTACATCGCTGGAAGCCTGGCAAACATTTCAGAAAAACGCCGTTGCCATTTTACAGGCCGTCGAGCCAATACTGCAACGGCATACTATGCGCCTGGGTGTCGAAAACCACAAAGACTGGCGGGCGCATGAAATGGCGTTGGTAATGAAGCAGTTGAGTAGCAAATGGATTGGCGTTACGCTCGATTTCGGGAATAACGTCGCCCTGCTCGACGACCCGCTGGACATGGTCCGAACGCTGGCTCCGTATGTGGTCAGTACACACATCAAAGACATGGCCGTGGAAGAATACGCCGATGGGTTCCGGCTGTCGGAAGTACCGCTCGGGCAGGGTATTTTAGACCTGCCTGCTATGATTGCGCTGTGTCGGCAACACAACCCGGCGGTCACGTTCAGTTTGGAAATGATTACCCGCGACCCACTGACTATTCCCTGCCTGACCGATAAGTACTGGACTACGTTTGCCGATACGGCTGAAGCCGGTACGGGCGGGCGCGACCTGGCCCGGACGCTCCGCCTGGTTCGTCAGCATAAACCTGCCGATGGCCTGCCCACCGTTATGCAACGCAGCCCCAACGACCGGCTGGCCGCAGAAGATCGCAACATTCGGCTTTGCCTGGCCTACGGGCGCGAAAAATTAGGACTTTGA
- a CDS encoding SDR family NAD(P)-dependent oxidoreductase → MSNRFAQQIAIVTGGAEGIGKGIAQRLATEGATVALFDRNGPLLSQTVAELTDLGLSVSGYTLDISDEEPVAEAVQAVLDTHGRLDIMVNSAGIVGPTNTRITDYSAADFDRLYAVNLRGAFLMTKWAVKAMEPRQYGRILHMASIAGKEGNPLMVGYSATKAGLIGLIKGIGKEYAEAGITVNGMAPAVIRTAMNANTAPEQLAYMTAKIPMSRLGTVEEVAALAAWIVSPEASFTTGFIFDLSGGRATY, encoded by the coding sequence ATGAGCAACCGTTTCGCGCAGCAAATCGCCATCGTCACCGGCGGAGCCGAAGGCATTGGCAAAGGTATTGCCCAACGGCTGGCTACTGAGGGGGCAACGGTAGCCCTGTTCGACCGTAACGGGCCGTTGCTCAGCCAAACCGTTGCCGAACTGACCGACCTGGGATTATCAGTGTCGGGATATACACTCGATATTTCGGACGAAGAACCGGTTGCCGAAGCCGTACAGGCGGTTTTAGACACGCATGGTCGCTTGGATATTATGGTCAACTCGGCGGGCATCGTCGGGCCGACCAATACCCGTATCACCGACTATTCAGCCGCTGATTTCGACCGGCTGTATGCCGTGAATCTGCGCGGGGCTTTTTTGATGACCAAGTGGGCAGTAAAGGCAATGGAGCCGCGCCAGTATGGGCGAATTTTGCACATGGCTTCCATTGCAGGCAAAGAAGGAAATCCGCTCATGGTTGGCTATTCGGCAACAAAAGCGGGGCTGATTGGCCTGATAAAAGGCATTGGAAAAGAGTATGCCGAAGCGGGTATTACCGTAAACGGCATGGCTCCCGCCGTAATCCGAACGGCTATGAACGCCAACACCGCCCCCGAACAGTTGGCCTATATGACGGCTAAAATACCCATGAGTCGTTTGGGTACGGTCGAGGAAGTAGCTGCTTTGGCTGCGTGGATCGTTTCGCCCGAAGCGAGCTTCACCACCGGCTTTATTTTCGACTTATCCGGTGGCCGGGCCACGTATTAG